GCGCCGATTCAAGTTCAACGCCGATAATCCACAGGGCTTTTTGCAGAATCATTTACAATGCGACGGGAGGGGGATTCGACATTCCTTCGCTATCGCTTCTTCCTGAGTCTCAATGGAGAGTTCTACCAGGCGGAGAGCATGTCTGGTGGAATCTAAAAACAGTTGTTGAGATCTACCAAGTCGGTTATCTCGGCGTAACAGTTCGCCTTGATATTGCTAATATATTGCAATACTTTAATGCAAGTGGCAAGATGCCTCACGGCGGCTTGATCACAATGGGGGATCACAACTTCATCACTGAGGGGGGAATTCTCTACGGCTATTACGATCAGATTTCGATTTTCAGAGAGCCAGTTAAAGATGATTGGATTCGAGGAAAGGCTAGAGGCGAGTTGCCGTGGTTCGGATTGTTGAAGCTATGGTTTGGTGGAGATGCTCCCGCGAATATACCTGAGAACAGCAAAACGAATCTCATTATTACAATAACAATCGTTGTTCTCGTTCCCATTCTGCTGGACGCCACGAGCCTCATATTAAAAAGCAAAGGTACAAGCATCTCTATGGAATTGAAAAGGTTTTTCCGTAAAAATCATTAGAAAGGAGGGGGGACTGTCGAAAAAAAGGAAGGGGAAAAATTAGAAAGTAAATTCTGCTACGCATTTTAGTGTGTATAAATTTCTGCCGGCCTAAGAATAATCACCTAAGCGTTAAATGAGGGTTGTCTGGGTCTTCGGTCTGAAGTTTTTGAGCCCGCGCAACATCTCATCTTCTTCTAAAACCTTTTTTGCTTCGTGTGGCTGAACGCTAAGTTCAATTTCCTTCGTCCTTCCGCCCCTCCCGAAAGACCTTACCCGTGCATGAATAATTCCAAGCATGTCCAGCTCCGAGATAAGATCGGTAATCCTCCTTTGGGTCAGAACGGTAACGCCTATAGCCCTGCATAGTTCTCTATAAAGTTCGTACACATCACCAGTCGTCAGTCTCTCGTGACCTTTTTCTTCGTGCAGCACAATACTCATTAGTACGAGCTTGGACTGCGTTGGCAGTGTTCTTATTGCCTCCGTCACGCAGTCAAGCTCAATTTTATTTTTCGCCTTATAGACGTGAGCTTCTGTGATTTTTTCATCATGATTGCGTTCG
The nucleotide sequence above comes from Methanomassiliicoccales archaeon. Encoded proteins:
- a CDS encoding S26 family signal peptidase, which produces MIKNAVIRMAVNIGVALAAVLVMFFVLFAYSGVWPPMVVVESSSMQHSDLKSSIGVIDTGDIVIVKKARGDSIITYIEGVAGNHRTYGDYGDVIIYTRGADSSSTPIIHRAFCRIIYNATGGGFDIPSLSLLPESQWRVLPGGEHVWWNLKTVVEIYQVGYLGVTVRLDIANILQYFNASGKMPHGGLITMGDHNFITEGGILYGYYDQISIFREPVKDDWIRGKARGELPWFGLLKLWFGGDAPANIPENSKTNLIITITIVVLVPILLDATSLILKSKGTSISMELKRFFRKNH